In Cloacibacterium caeni, a single window of DNA contains:
- a CDS encoding DUF423 domain-containing protein, translating into MKTITLIIGAVYGLTSVILGAFGAHALKKVLSVERLTSFETGVKYQMYHALLLLLIGFFLKFETGIEKTTAWFIILGTFLFSVSIYFLSFQDILKTNLKFLGPITPIGGLFMILGWALLIYVFAKTKF; encoded by the coding sequence ATGAAAACCATTACCTTAATCATCGGCGCAGTGTACGGATTAACTTCTGTAATTTTAGGAGCATTCGGTGCGCATGCTTTAAAGAAAGTTCTTTCTGTAGAAAGATTGACCAGTTTTGAAACCGGTGTAAAATACCAAATGTATCATGCTTTACTCCTTCTCCTCATAGGATTTTTCTTAAAATTTGAAACAGGAATAGAAAAAACTACCGCTTGGTTCATTATTTTGGGAACGTTTCTATTCTCAGTGAGCATTTATTTCTTGAGTTTTCAAGACATTTTAAAGACGAATCTTAAATTTTTAGGGCCTATCACTCCAATTGGTGGTTTGTTTATGATTTTAGGTTGGGCTTTATTAATCTATGTTTTCGCCAAGACTAAGTTTTAA
- the sucC gene encoding ADP-forming succinate--CoA ligase subunit beta, translating to MNLHEYQSKEILASYGVRIQRGFVANNVEEAVEAADKLKELTGSEGWVVKAQVHAGGRGKGGGVKFSPDYDKLKENAQNIIGMKLVTPQTSAEGKLVNSVLVAEDVYYPGETETKEFYVSILLDRALGKNTVVYSTEGGMDIEHVAEVTPHLIHKEVIDPTLGLQGFQARKIAFNLGLSGESFKEFVKFIDALYKAYVGIDASLFEINPVLKTSDNKIVAVDAKVTLDDNSLFRHKDLAALRDTREEDPMDVEAGEAGLNFVKLDGNVACMVNGAGLAMATMDIIKLSGGNPANFLDVGGTADAQRVQTAFGIILRDPNVKAILINIFGGIVRCDRVAQGVVDAYKAMGSLPVPLIVRLQGTNAVEAKQLIDDAGLPIHSAITLEEAANKVSEVLA from the coding sequence ATGAATCTTCACGAGTATCAATCAAAAGAGATTTTAGCTTCTTACGGCGTTAGAATCCAACGTGGTTTTGTAGCAAACAACGTAGAGGAAGCTGTAGAAGCAGCTGATAAATTAAAAGAATTAACTGGAAGCGAAGGTTGGGTAGTAAAAGCTCAAGTTCACGCTGGTGGTAGAGGTAAAGGTGGCGGTGTAAAATTCTCACCAGATTATGATAAACTAAAAGAAAATGCTCAGAACATCATCGGGATGAAATTAGTTACGCCTCAAACTTCAGCAGAAGGTAAATTGGTAAACTCTGTTTTGGTTGCAGAAGATGTATATTATCCTGGAGAAACCGAAACTAAAGAATTCTACGTTTCTATACTTTTAGATAGAGCTTTAGGTAAAAATACTGTAGTTTATTCTACCGAAGGTGGTATGGATATTGAGCACGTAGCAGAAGTTACTCCTCATTTAATTCACAAAGAAGTAATCGACCCTACTTTAGGTTTACAAGGTTTTCAAGCTAGAAAAATCGCTTTCAACTTAGGTTTATCAGGTGAGTCTTTCAAAGAATTCGTAAAATTCATTGATGCACTTTACAAAGCTTATGTAGGAATTGACGCTTCTTTATTCGAAATCAACCCAGTTCTTAAAACTTCAGACAATAAAATTGTAGCAGTAGATGCCAAAGTAACTTTAGATGACAACTCATTATTCCGTCACAAAGATTTAGCAGCATTAAGAGATACTAGAGAAGAAGATCCTATGGATGTAGAAGCTGGCGAAGCTGGTCTTAATTTCGTGAAATTAGACGGTAACGTAGCTTGTATGGTAAACGGAGCAGGTCTTGCAATGGCTACCATGGATATCATAAAACTTTCTGGTGGTAATCCTGCAAACTTCTTAGATGTAGGTGGTACTGCAGATGCTCAGAGAGTACAAACTGCTTTCGGAATTATCTTAAGAGATCCAAATGTAAAAGCAATCCTTATTAACATCTTCGGAGGAATTGTACGTTGCGACAGAGTTGCTCAAGGTGTAGTAGACGCTTACAAAGCTATGGGAAGCCTTCCTGTTCCTTTAATTGTACGTCTTCAAGGTACAAACGCTGTAGAAGCGAAGCAATTGATTGACGATGCTGGTTTACCAATTCACTCAGCAATTACTTTAGAAGAAGCTGCAAACAAAGTATCAGAAGTTTTAGCATAA
- a CDS encoding hydroxymethylglutaryl-CoA reductase, degradative has translation MNHKPIEGFSKLSKQHKIDWLINEYLQGNQEYQQILQQYWNDNPDLQKLHEEFSENTITNFYMPYGIAPNFLIDGKLMALPMAVEESSVVAAASKSAKFWLERGGFKTTIINTEKLGHTHFIFKVEAHKLLHFFNFTLKKKLFEATEDITANMRKRGGGILDIKLIDKTSELADYYQLKASFNTVDSMGANFINSCLEQFGKTLKDEVAQSDAFSEDEKNSLQIVMNILSNFTPDCIVRAEVSCKIDDLKDDSGISNEEFAWKFKQAVTIAEIEPYRATTHNKGVMNGIDAVVIATGNDFRATEACAHAYASKDGKYKSLTHCTTDNGIFRFWIDLPISVGVVGGLTNLHPLVKFSLALLGKPSAQELMSILAVSGLAQNFAALRSLVTTGIQKGHMKMHLFNILNQFGATEEEKQYFVNYFKDKTVSHHEVISELNKLRNK, from the coding sequence ATGAATCATAAACCAATTGAAGGCTTTTCTAAACTTTCGAAACAACACAAAATTGATTGGTTAATAAACGAATATTTACAAGGAAACCAAGAATACCAACAGATTCTTCAGCAATATTGGAACGATAATCCAGACTTACAAAAACTCCACGAAGAATTCTCCGAAAATACCATTACCAACTTTTACATGCCTTACGGAATTGCGCCAAATTTCCTTATTGATGGAAAATTGATGGCTTTACCAATGGCTGTAGAAGAAAGTTCTGTAGTTGCGGCAGCGTCTAAATCTGCAAAATTCTGGTTAGAAAGAGGCGGTTTCAAAACCACGATTATTAATACCGAGAAATTAGGACACACACACTTTATCTTTAAAGTAGAAGCGCATAAATTATTGCATTTTTTCAATTTTACCTTAAAGAAAAAACTCTTTGAAGCTACAGAAGATATTACCGCAAACATGAGAAAGCGTGGTGGCGGAATTTTAGATATTAAACTCATAGATAAAACTTCAGAATTAGCAGATTATTATCAACTCAAGGCTAGTTTCAACACGGTAGATTCTATGGGTGCTAATTTTATCAATTCTTGTCTGGAACAGTTCGGAAAAACGTTAAAAGACGAAGTAGCTCAATCTGATGCTTTCTCAGAAGATGAGAAAAACTCACTTCAGATTGTGATGAATATTCTGTCTAACTTCACTCCGGATTGTATTGTAAGAGCCGAAGTTTCTTGTAAAATAGATGATTTAAAAGACGACAGCGGAATTTCTAACGAAGAATTCGCTTGGAAATTTAAACAAGCCGTTACCATCGCAGAAATAGAACCTTACAGAGCAACTACCCATAACAAAGGTGTGATGAACGGTATTGATGCTGTGGTAATCGCTACTGGAAATGATTTCCGTGCTACAGAAGCTTGTGCGCATGCTTATGCAAGTAAAGACGGAAAATACAAATCTCTTACGCATTGTACTACAGACAACGGAATTTTCAGATTTTGGATAGATTTACCGATTTCTGTTGGTGTAGTAGGTGGTTTAACCAATCTTCATCCTTTAGTGAAATTTTCTTTAGCATTACTTGGAAAACCATCTGCTCAAGAATTAATGAGTATTTTGGCAGTTTCTGGTTTAGCTCAGAATTTTGCTGCTCTTCGTTCATTGGTAACTACAGGAATCCAAAAAGGACATATGAAAATGCATTTGTTCAATATTTTAAATCAATTTGGCGCTACAGAAGAGGAAAAACAATATTTTGTCAACTATTTTAAAGACAAAACAGTAAGTCACCACGAAGTGATTTCAGAATTAAATAAACTTAGAAATAAATAA